Genomic window (Brevibacterium paucivorans):
GCTATGAACTGGGAATTCGTACCGTCGCCGTCGTTTGGAGATTAGGCTGCTTAACCGTTGAGTGTCCGGCACGCCGCTACCCCGGCTGTCTTCCGTAGAGGGGTGAACCAGTCGGGATTTCGCGCGCAGCAATTGCTACTCCTGGTCGACGTCATCCTCTTCATCGTCTTGAGGCTGTGTATCCTTCTCAGCCTGGTGGCGAAGCTCCCAGTAAACAAGGTCGGAGATCTCTTTAATGATCTGGCCCTTACGATGAGCGCTTTCGAAGAACTTCTCCATGATGTTTTGCTGGGAGTCCTGGTGATCGAGCACCGCATTCGTGACGGCAGTTTCGATCGTCTGCGACTCACGAAACTGCTCCTTGGTGTTTGCGTTGACCTGATCCTTAATCTCTTCATTCTGAACCAGAATCGTGACGACGCCCTGTCCCCAAGACTCCACTGAACCAGGGTCAAACTCTTCGTCCTCAAACAGGGAATTGATGTTGTTCAGGGTTTCTTCCCAGGCCACCAGGTGCGGGTCGCGCGAACGTCCACCGCCAACTCCCATCGGGTTGAGCTTCTCGCCGTCGCCGCCGAGTGAAATAGCTCCTTCGCTCTGGCGCGTCTGCTTGATGAGGGTGAGCTCGATGTTGTTAAAGTCCAGCTCTTCTGGAGTCTTGCGACCAGTAAGTCGCGGTCGTAGTAGCCGGAGGAACAGGGCGAGGTTCTCGAGGTCGGTGTCCTGATAGTCGACAACCTGAGACAGGAAATCGTAGAGGCGCACGAATGAGCCAACGTCCTTGCGGAAGAGGTCAAGCTCGTCAATCTCGGCCTTTGTGTTGTCGGCCAAGGCTGCGACGTAGTGGTCATTGAACCGATCAGCGGCTTGCTTCAGCGGTGCAGTGTGCTTACCGTGCTTCTTCTCGATGATGAATGCCTGCGCGAAGGCATCCACGTCATCCTTCGTATAGATCCCGGCAATTTCAAGCTTCCGCGCAAGGTCATGCACGAGGTCTGGGTCGGTAGTTTCAATGATTTCGGCAGTGCGGTAGTACGGCAGGAGTGCGTCGAGGATCGTGTCCGTGTCGTTGACGAAGTCAAGAATGTACATGTTGTCTTTACCCCTCGACGGCAGGGTACGGTTCAGACGGGAAAGCGTCTGGACCGCTTCGATCCCGTCAAGGCGTTTGTCCACGTACATCGCGAACAGCAACGGCTGATCAAAGCCCGTCTGGTACTTGTTGGCAACAATCAGAACCTGGAACTGATCGCCCGCGAACGCCTGTGGAATCCCGCGCCCGCGCAGGTCAGGGTTCATGTTCGTTTCTGTATATGGCTCCTGCACTCCGGGCACGAAATCATCAATCTGCTCAGCGGTTAAGCTTCCGGAGAGCGCCACCAAGGTTCCCAATGGGTAATTGTGTTTCTCAACATAAGCATCGATTGCCATCTTGTACTTCAGCGCAGCGGCTCGGCTCGAGGTCACCACCATCGCCTTAGCGTGTCCATCGAGGAGCTCAGCAACATTCTCGCGGAAATGCTCGACGATGATCTGAACCTTCTGAACAATGTTTGCCGGATGCAGACTCACCCACCGCATGAGGCTCTCTTTCGCGGTGCCCTCATCGACGAGATCTTCACCACCAACAGCACCACCAGCTCTCTGAGCGAGCTGGAAAGCCGTCTCATAAGTCGTGTAGTTACGCAGCACATCAAGGATAAAACCCTCCTCGATGGCCTGCTGCATCGTGTACACGTGGAAAGGCTGTGGCAACCCATCCGCACCAGGGCGCCAAACATCTCCAACGACTTGCCCTTCGGCGTAGCAGTAAATGCATGGAGCGAGATGTTCTGAGCTGTCGCCCGCGCTGCCATCTCACCGGCAAGCACGTCCTCGACGCTTACCTCGCCACCGCCCTCGAGGGCTTCGACCTCTGCTTGTGAAAGAACCTGTCGCAGCTTCTGAGCACTTGTACCGGTCTGAGATGAGTGCGCCTAGTGCGCGATTACCGCAAACTTGCGATCCGTGAGCCCACCCTGCTGCGCAAGCGCCTCAAGCACTAACGGGAAAGTCTGGAACGTGACGATGATGATGAGCTTGCCGCTACTCAGTTCCTTGGCTAACAGGTCCGATTTTGAGGTAGCTGACGCTTTACAAACCTCGTCAGCGTTAATCGTTTCGACCAAACCCCTCGTGCCCTCAATTGCCTTGATTGCCTTCTGAAGCTGGTCATCGAGCACGGTACGATCTGTCACGACAATCACCGAATCAAAAGTCTTCGAAATATCGGCGTTGTGGAGGTTCGCCAGCCCGTGAGCCAGCCACGCGATCGAGTTCGTTTTTCCTGATCCTGCAGAGTGCTAGATCAGGTACTTACTACCCGCCCCCCTCAGCGCTCGTGGTCTCGAGCAAACTAGTGACGGCCTCCCACTGGTGGAAGCGCGGGAAGATGATCTGCCTACTACGCGAGCGAACACCAGTGATTGGATCGACCTTCTCAGTGATCTGCAGGAGTATCACTAGGACTGGCTCACCGGACCCAATCCGGGCTACGGCTTTGCCGGCGGGACCTATCCGTCTTCCACGCTGACGGATGAGGACCACATCGAGGCGATCCGCGACTTCCTCGCCGAGATCGACCCGGAGACCGGTTACCTCTCAGACGACTGAAGCCTCGGCCGGCACGACTTGGCCCTGCACCCCGCCGACGGAACACGCGCAAGCGCCGGGTTCAGCGTTCACGTTCCTTCCGGTCAGGTGCAGTCGCGCTGAGAGCGGTGCTGACGACCGATTCGGGCCCCGCAGCGGCCGACTCGACCGGCAGCACGGCGCGACCGGCGCCGTGGTTGAGCGTCTGCGTCCGGTATCGCCGCTGGTGCCACACGGTCAGTGCCGCGCCGATGGCGTAGAGGATGCTCGAACCGACGAACACCGACACGTAGCCCAGCTGGCCGGCCACAGACAGGGAGACCGCGCCAGCGCCGAAGGACACGAGCATGGCGAACGAGGCGAGCGTGGTGTAGTCCGACCCAGCGCTGCCCGGACGCGAGTAGTCCATGTTGATCGAGTACACGATGATGGAGCCGGCGGTGTAGCCGAGGAAGAACACGATCGTCACCGCGACGATGTAGACCGTGGATGCTACACCCGAGATGACGGGGAGGAACGCGACCATTCCGATAACCGCCAGTGCACAGCCGACCAGCAGGACGCGCTCCCTGCCGAAGCGCTGGATCAGCACCCCTGTGCCGAGGGCGGCAGCTGTCCCGCAGACACCAGCGAGCAGCGTAGTCAGGGTGGCTGTCTCTTCGGCGCTCCAACCTTGGTCGATGAGGCTCGGGGTGATGAGACTGTAGCCTGCAGTGAGGCCCATCCACGTTATCGGCACCACAAGCAGCATCCAGATCCCCGCGCCCCGCTGGCGCACCACCGTCCAGATGGTGTTCACCGAGATCCGCGCGGCCCACGCCTCGGCGCTGGCTGGGGGTTCAGGGCTCACGGCGATCAGCAGCGTCGGCAGGAGGGTGAGCACAGCAAGAGTCGCGAGGGCGGCGAACCAGCCGGCCCACCCGTAGATCACGGTCGTGAGTCCGCCTCCGACGATGAGGCCGATGTAGCTCCCGGCAACCTGGACGCCGTTGGCGAATCCGCGTTCATCACTGCGGATCGAAGAGATCGCCAAGGCATCGGCCGCTACGTCCTGCGTCGCCGAGAGGAGGATGTAGACGGCGGCCAGCAGCAGGAAGACCCCGAACTGTGCGCGCACATCCGGCAGGCAGGCGATGACCGCAAGGACGCAGGCGAGAAGCGGCTGAAGAACGAGCAGCCAGCTGCGGTAGTGGCCCCCGGCCCGGTTGCGGCCGAATCGGTCGACCACTGGTGCCCACAGGAACTTCACCGCCCAGAGCATCCCCAGGGCACTCACGGCTGCCATCGATTCGAGTGCGACCCCTTTCTCGCGGAGGATAGCCGTAGCGCCGGTCATGAGGAACCCGATGCCGAAGTACTGGGAGGCATACAGCGCAAGAAGCAGCAGGAAGCGCCGTTCGCTGAGCCGGGTTTTCGAGGATCCGTTGCGGATTCGTGTGTCAGAGGCGCGCACGACCAACCTTCCAGAAGCCCGAGCTCATCACCTGACGGCGGGGGACATCGCATTCCTTGACCAGGAAGCGCCGTCCGAGCGCGGCAGTCTTGGCCTCGGCACACACCCATCCGTAGTCAATCCTGCCCAACTGCTGCTGGCCGAGTTCAGCGGCGAGCGCAGAACCGGGGTCGTCTCCACCGCGGCACACGACGGCGATGCCGGCTTCGCGCGTACCCGGCAGGACATGGTCCTCGCTCGGCACCTCGACGATCGCACTGAAGCGTAGCTCGGGGTCCGATTTGTGAGCGGAGAGGATTTCGAGCACACCGGGAAGACCGGTCTCATCGGCGATCAGCACGTGGTGCCCGACATCGGGAGCACTGCCGTAAGGCGCGGTCTGAAAGCGCAGGCCGACCGGATCGCCAGGTTTCACCCGTGTGATCCAGCGGGCGCCGGGACCGTCGTGTCCGCGGCTGACGATGTCGATGTCGATCTCAGCGAGCGCCGCGCGATGTTCGCGCACTGTGTACCACCGCAGATCGGGGCGGGAGGCCTCCGGAATGCGCGAGAGAGTCGATCGTGGGTTGAGACCTGCGTAGTCGGGCATCTGGAGGCCCTGCCCGGACGGCGGCATGAAGAGACCCACATACTCATCCGGACCCATCAGCGCCACGTCTGAGATCTCCGGGGCTGTGATCGTGACGCGGCGGAACGCCGGCGTCAGGTCGGTGACGGCGGTGACGCGAGCGGAGAACTGGGGGCAGTGGTCGCGCTCCGGTGGCAGCGCCATGGACCGCGAGTAGACCGCACGGATCGTCGACTTCGCGGTGCTCTCAAGCAGATTGCCTCGTTTGGACATGTAAGCCTTTCTTAGGTTAGCTTAACCTTAAGAGGGATCGTACACCGGAACCCACGGCGATGTCGACGCGACCGCGAGCAGCTTCTGGCGCTGCCTGGACAAACGGAATCCCGGAGGCCAGCAGCCTCCGGAAGAAGCAGGAAGCGGCGAGGATGCACCTCGCCGCTTCCGCATGTCGTTCTGTTCGAGCCCCTATGCCAGCATTAGCCGTTCCCGGCCTCGGCCACCACCGCGGGATCTGTCACGATCCGTCGCAGCACCTCGGTGAGGTGGTCGAGACCGGCGAGCAGGTCGTCGTCCTTGGTGAACTCGTTGAGGTTGTGCGAGACGCCTTCGAAACTCGGCACGAACAGCAT
Coding sequences:
- a CDS encoding siderophore-interacting protein; protein product: MSKRGNLLESTAKSTIRAVYSRSMALPPERDHCPQFSARVTAVTDLTPAFRRVTITAPEISDVALMGPDEYVGLFMPPSGQGLQMPDYAGLNPRSTLSRIPEASRPDLRWYTVREHRAALAEIDIDIVSRGHDGPGARWITRVKPGDPVGLRFQTAPYGSAPDVGHHVLIADETGLPGVLEILSAHKSDPELRFSAIVEVPSEDHVLPGTREAGIAVVCRGGDDPGSALAAELGQQQLGRIDYGWVCAEAKTAALGRRFLVKECDVPRRQVMSSGFWKVGRARL
- a CDS encoding type I restriction endonuclease subunit R — its product is MTSSRAAALKYKMAIDAYVEKHNYPLGTLVALSGSLTAEQIDDFVPGVQEPYTETNMNPDLRGRGIPQAFAGDQFQVLIVANKYQTGFDQPLLFAMYVDKRLDGIEAVQTLSRLNRTLPSRGKDNMYILDFVNDTDTILDALLPYYRTAEIIETTDPDLVHDLARKLEIAGIYTKDDVDAFAQAFIIEKKHGKHTAPLKQAADRFNDHYVAALADNTKAEIDELDLFRKDVGSFVRLYDFLSQVVDYQDTDLENLALFLRLLRPRLTGRKTPEELDFNNIELTLIKQTRQSEGAISLGGDGEKLNPMGVGGGRSRDPHLVAWEETLNNINSLFEDEEFDPGSVESWGQGVVTILVQNEEIKDQVNANTKEQFRESQTIETAVTNAVLDHQDSQQNIMEKFFESAHRKGQIIKEISDLVYWELRHQAEKDTQPQDDEEDDVDQE
- a CDS encoding MFS transporter; this encodes MRASDTRIRNGSSKTRLSERRFLLLLALYASQYFGIGFLMTGATAILREKGVALESMAAVSALGMLWAVKFLWAPVVDRFGRNRAGGHYRSWLLVLQPLLACVLAVIACLPDVRAQFGVFLLLAAVYILLSATQDVAADALAISSIRSDERGFANGVQVAGSYIGLIVGGGLTTVIYGWAGWFAALATLAVLTLLPTLLIAVSPEPPASAEAWAARISVNTIWTVVRQRGAGIWMLLVVPITWMGLTAGYSLITPSLIDQGWSAEETATLTTLLAGVCGTAAALGTGVLIQRFGRERVLLVGCALAVIGMVAFLPVISGVASTVYIVAVTIVFFLGYTAGSIIVYSINMDYSRPGSAGSDYTTLASFAMLVSFGAGAVSLSVAGQLGYVSVFVGSSILYAIGAALTVWHQRRYRTQTLNHGAGRAVLPVESAAAGPESVVSTALSATAPDRKERER